The Punica granatum isolate Tunisia-2019 chromosome 4, ASM765513v2, whole genome shotgun sequence genome has a window encoding:
- the LOC116203652 gene encoding trihelix transcription factor ASIL2: MEELRDGTPQELPRPSSAATPTLPREDCWTDDATRTLIEAWGERYVSVNRGNLRQQHWQEVADAVNSRHGGDHPGSRRTDVQCKYRIDTLKKRYKAEKAKVLGSSNGSYLSPWPFFPVLDALIGPQFPAKNQNPSPPPAAGVPRTPFTLPAVPVRPRSFKRLVREHAPKAPSLATGDVFLQRKYAPPEREDSEGSGSRSSSGRRERTGGSGELVRAIRRLGEVYERVETRKQRELVELEKQRMEFAKELEQHRMRWFVEMQVHFQKMEKTKKKSQPSPLAGQ; this comes from the exons ATGGAGGAGCTCCGTGACGGGACTCCACAGGAGCTTCCACGCCCGTCGTCGGCGGCGACGCCGACGCTCCCCCGCGAGGACTGCTGGACCGACGACGCCACCCGCACGCTCATCGAGGCATGGGGCGAGCGCTACGTCAGCGTCAACCGCGGCAACCTCCGCCAGCAGCACTGGCAGGAGGTAGCCGACGCCGTCAACTCCCGGCACGGCGGCGACCACCCCGGCTCACGCCGCACGGACGTCCAGTGCAAGTACCGCATCGACACGCTCAAGAAGCGGTACAAGGCCGAGAAGGCCAAGGTCCTAGGCTCCAGCAATGGCTCTTACCTCAGTCCCTGGCCCTTTTTCCCCGTCCTCGACGCACTGATTGGCCCCCAATTTCCCGCCAAAAACCAAAACCCGTCCCCACCTCCGGCCGCCGGCGTACCTCGGACTCCGTTCACCCTCCCGGCCGTGCCGGTGCGTCCCCGGAGCTTCAAGAGGTTGGTGCGGGAGCATGCTCCTAAGGCGCCATCCCTGGCCACCGGTGACGTGTTCCTCCAGCGGAAATACGCCCCGCCAGAGAGGGAAGACTCCGAGGGCTCGGGATCGAGGTCAAGCAgcgggaggagagagaggacaGGAGGCAGCGGAGAGCTGGTGAGGGCTATAAGGAGGCTGGGGGAGGTGTACGAGAGGGTGGAGACGAGGAAGCAGAGGGAGTTAGTGGAGCTGGAGAAGCAGAGGATGGAGTTCGCCAAGGAACTGGAGCAGCATAGGATGAGGTGGTTCGTCGAGATGCAGGTCCATTTTCAGAAGATggagaagacgaagaagaaatcTCAGCCTTCTCCTTTGGCTGGTCAATG A